A genome region from Mercenaria mercenaria strain notata chromosome 11, MADL_Memer_1, whole genome shotgun sequence includes the following:
- the LOC128546872 gene encoding uncharacterized protein LOC128546872, producing MEYFKNVVVVVFIIFSVARAVPEYHRVEAHYGGDITAFQDIMVDEEELNVVVTVSKISSRKVTPSINLHDFTVGFSAIKNVEQGTCYIEKTRHTFNQMKSEVKRAKQNDGHYEVGQWFTCTSKTFVAKSQMLTYGERIAAFCAEYESIFTERTYTNRNRRSLDMFAENALGCFICAGFC from the exons ATG GAATATTTCAAGAATGTTGTCGTAgttgttttcattatattctcGGTAGCAAGAGCTGTCCCAGAG TACCACAGAGTCGAAGCCCATTATGGAGGGGATATCACTGCTTTTCAGGACATCATGGTTGACGAAGAGGAACTTAATGTGGTTGTAACAGTGTCTAAAATTTCGTCAAGAAAAGTGACGCCGTCTATCAATCTTCATGACTTCACTGTG GGATTCAGTGCCATTAAAAATGTTGAACAGGGAACTTGCTACATAGAAAAAACAAGACACACATTTAACCAAATGAAGTCGGAAGTAAAACGAGCAAAACAG AATGACGGACACTACGAAGTTGGTCAGTGGTTCACTTGTACTTCAAAGACTTTCGTAGCGAAGTCACAGATGTTAACGTATGGCGAAAGGATCGCAGCCTTTTGTGCAGAATACGAGTCTATATTCACAGAAAGGACTTACACGAACCGAAACAGAAGGTCACTGGATATGTTTGCAGAAAATGCTC TTGGCTGCTTCATATGTGCTGGATTCTGTTAG